One Pelobates fuscus isolate aPelFus1 chromosome 8, aPelFus1.pri, whole genome shotgun sequence genomic window carries:
- the CORO1A gene encoding coronin-1A, translating into MSRKVVRSSKFRHVFGQPVKADQCYDDIRVSQNTWDSNFCAVNPKFLAIVVEASGGGAFMVLPLSKTGRLDKSQPVVCGHTAPVLDIDWCPHNDNVIASGSEDCSVMVWEIPEGGLTRSLTEPIVTLEGHTKRVGIVTWHPTAQNILLSAGCDNVILIWDVGIGQSVIVLEDTHSDLIYSVAWNWDGSQICTSCKDKKIRIIEPRAGTIVAEKDKPHEGSRPVRAIFVSEDKILTTGFSRMSERQVALWDLKSLDEPLTLQELDTSSGVLIPFFDPDTNIVYLGGKGDSSIKYFEVTDESPFVHFLSQYSSKESQRGMGYMPKRGLEVNKCEIARFYKLHERKCEPIIMTVPRKSDLFQEDLYPDTVGPDSALTAEEWLGGKNAGPVLISLRDGYAPSKARELKVTKNVLSGRIPKRSHSSNDGKADSDSVLEKLLEDIKKLKATVAAQEQRISQLESAAN; encoded by the exons ATGAGTCGGAAGGTGGTACGCAGCAGTAAGTTTCGTCATGTTTTTGGCCAACCTGTGAAGGCAGACCAGTGCTATGATGACATTCGTGTCTCCCAGAACACATGGGACTCTAACTTTTGTGCTGTAAACCCCAAATTTTTGGCAATTGTAGTCGAGGCCAGTGGTGGAGGTGCTTTCATGGTGCTGCCACTGTCTAAG ACAGGACGCCTGGACAAGTCCCAACCAGTAGTGTGCGGTCACACGGCTCCGGTACTGGACATTGACTGGTGTCCTCATAATGATAACGTGATTGCCAGCGGCTCCGAAGATTGCAGCGTGATG GTCTGGGAGATTCCAGAAGGGGGACTTACCCGCTCTCTGACAGAGCCCATCGTCACACTAGAAGGTCACACAAAGCGAGTGGGCATAGTCACCTGGCACCCAACTGCCCAGAACATACTGCTGAGTGCAG GTTGCGATAATGTGATCCTAATTTGGGATGTGGGAATTGGCCAATCAGTCATCGTGCTGGAAGACACCCATTCCGATCTCATATACAGCGTGGCATGGAACTGGGATGGGAGTCAAATCTGCACCTCCTGCAAGGACAAGAAGATCCGGATCATCGAACCCAGGGCTGGAACCATCGTAGCG GAGAAAGACAAACCACATGAAGGCAGCCGCCCAGTCCGAGCCATCTTTGTTTCAGAGGATAAAATATTGACCACCGGATTTAGCCGAATGAGTGAGCGGCAAGTGGCCTTGTGGGACCTG AAATCTCTAGATGAACCACTCACCCTCCAGGAGCTGGACACCAGCAGCGGAGTCCTCATCCCCTTCTTCGACCCGGATACCAACATCGTGTACCTTGGCGGGAAG GGAGACAGCAGCATCAAGTACTTTGAAGTGACGGATGAGTCTCCCTTTGTCCATTTCCTGTCTCAGTATAGCAGTAAGGAGTCCCAGCGGGGTATGGGGTACATGCCTAAACGAGGCCTGGAAGTCAACAAGTGTGAGATCGCTAG GTTTTACAAATTGCATGAGAGGAAGTGTGAGCCAATCATTATGACCGTTCCCCGCAAG tcgGACCTGTTCCAGGAGGATCTGTACCCAGACACCGTGGGTCCTGACTCTGCCCTCACCGCCGAGGAGTGGCTGGGGGGTAAGAATGCTGGCCCCGTGCTGATCTCCCTGCGGGATGGATATGCCCCAAGCAAGGCCCGAGAACTCAAAGTTACGAAGAACGTTCTGAGCGGCAGAATTCCTAAACGCAGCCACTCCTCTAACGATGGAAAGGCAGACTCG GATTCGGTGTTGGAGAAGCTTCTGGAAGACATAAAAAAGTTGAAGGCAACGGTTGCAGCACAGGAGCAACGCATTTCTCAGCTGGAGAGTGCGGCCAATTAG
- the LOC134570676 gene encoding bolA-like protein 2 — MGNHHSQPAGGEVEDTSPNHCSTSFKVLVVSPLFEGKPLLQRHRLVNSCLSEELKVIHAFEQKTLTPAQWEVEKKK; from the exons Atgggtaaccatcactctcaaccagccgggggg GAGGTTGAAGATACATCCCCCAATCACTGCTCTACCAGCTTTAAGGTGCTGGTGGTGTCCCCCCTGTTTGAAGGAAAGCCCCTGCTACAGAGACACAG GTTGGTGAACAGTTGTCTGTCTGAGGAACTAAAGGTGATACATGCATTTGAACAGAAGACGCTGACTCCAGCTCAGTGGGAAGTAGAAAAGAAGAAATGA